One genomic segment of Hevea brasiliensis isolate MT/VB/25A 57/8 chromosome 3, ASM3005281v1, whole genome shotgun sequence includes these proteins:
- the LOC131178669 gene encoding F-box protein At2g26850-like isoform X1 has product MLFLLIFFFSFVFFFKSFPFKPPPPPMNSVWRLLLSPLFWEQLSGFLVSWFHKDWLSIGVYQVPMKMPQKKINLGLKQAANAEEESPSLLDLPELTLECILERLSPSGLCSMAGVCSSLRDRCTSDHLWKKHLKQKWGRLIGDAAFREWQCHIASRKRPGLVDQSNQKGFLRSLGTVWSFSWIKPKFETRNKPSTSLPVDSIMAMYLSLERGKFWFPAQVYNRENGHVGFLLSCYDAQISYDSKTDTFQARYSPYGRRMIEESIHRDRLRAPPVDTPAHDLHISDCLNDLKPGDHIEIQWRRSKEFPYAGWWYATVGHTEACDVNENHCPCQYNDMVALEFNQYSPGSRWRRTIINRKEHREEGNEADGFYGGIRKLYKEEEISTWKRLWPRQVFE; this is encoded by the exons ATGCTTTTCTtgttgattttctttttttcttttgttttcttctttAAGTCATTCCCTTTCAAGCCACCCCCACCACCAATGAATAGTGTGTGGAGATTGTTGTTGTCACCTTTGTTTTGGGAGCAGCTTTCAGGATTTCTTGTGTCGTGGTTTCATAAAGATTGGCTTTCTATTGGTGTCTACCAAGTTCCCATGAAAATGCCACAGAAGAAGATCAATCTTGGTTTAAAACAGGCAGCAAATGCGGAGGAAGAGAGTCCTTCTCTCCTGGATTTGCCTGAATTAACCTTGGAATGCATTCTTGAGAGACTTTCACCATCTGGGTTGTGTAGCATGGCAGGAGTTTGCAGCTCTTTGAGGGATAGGTGCACAAGTGATCATCTGTGGAAGAAACACCTAAAGCAGAAATGGGGTAGGCTAATTGGCGATGCTGCTTTTAGGGAATGGCAATGTCATATAGCTTCAAGAAAGAGGCCAGGCCTTGTGGACCAAAGCAATCAAAAGGGTTTCTTAAGATCTCTTGGTACTGTGTGGTCATTTTCTTGGATTAAACCAAAGTTTGAAACTAGAAACAAGCCAAGTACTTCTTTACCAGTTGATTCAATCATGGCTATGTATCTCTCTCTTGAAAGAGGCAAATTCTGGTTCCCAGCTCAGGTCTATAACCGTGAG AATGGACATGTTGGGTTTTTGCTTTCCTGTTATGATGCTCAAATAAGTTATGATTCCAAGACAGACACATTTCAGGCAAG GTATTCTCCTTACGGACGGCGAATGATAGAGGAAAGCATACACAGGGATAGGCTAAGAGCACCACCTGTTGATACTCCTGCACATGATCTTCACATTTCTGACTGTTTAAATGACTTGAAACCTGGTGATCATATTGAGATTCAATGGAGAAGAAGCAAAGAATTTCCTTATG CAGGTTGGTGGTATGCTACTGTTGGTCATACGGAAGCTTGTGATGTGAATGAAAATCACTGTCCTTGTCAATATAATG ATATGGTGGCATTGGAGTTCAACCAATATTCTCCCGGCTCTAGATGGAGAAGAACCATAATAAACAGGAAGGAGCACAGGGAAGAAGGAAATGAAGCTGATGGATTCTATGGAGGAATTAGAAAACTTTACAAGGAGGAAGAAATCTCAACCTGGAAGAGGCTTTGGCCCAGACAAGTCTTTGAATAG
- the LOC131178669 gene encoding F-box protein At2g26850-like isoform X2, producing the protein MLFLLIFFFSFVFFFKSFPFKPPPPPMNSVWRLLLSPLFWEQLSGFLVSWFHKDWLSIGVYQVPMKMPQKKINLGLKQAANAEEESPSLLDLPELTLECILERLSPSGLCSMAGVCSSLRDRCTSDHLWKKHLKQKWGRLIGDAAFREWQCHIASRKRPGLVDQSNQKGFLRSLGTVWSFSWIKPKFETRNKPSTSLPVDSIMAMYLSLERGKFWFPAQVYNRENGHVGFLLSCYDAQISYDSKTDTFQARYSPYGRRMIEESIHRDRLRAPPVDTPAHDLHISDCLNDLKPGDHIEIQWRRSKEFPYGWWYATVGHTEACDVNENHCPCQYNDMVALEFNQYSPGSRWRRTIINRKEHREEGNEADGFYGGIRKLYKEEEISTWKRLWPRQVFE; encoded by the exons ATGCTTTTCTtgttgattttctttttttcttttgttttcttctttAAGTCATTCCCTTTCAAGCCACCCCCACCACCAATGAATAGTGTGTGGAGATTGTTGTTGTCACCTTTGTTTTGGGAGCAGCTTTCAGGATTTCTTGTGTCGTGGTTTCATAAAGATTGGCTTTCTATTGGTGTCTACCAAGTTCCCATGAAAATGCCACAGAAGAAGATCAATCTTGGTTTAAAACAGGCAGCAAATGCGGAGGAAGAGAGTCCTTCTCTCCTGGATTTGCCTGAATTAACCTTGGAATGCATTCTTGAGAGACTTTCACCATCTGGGTTGTGTAGCATGGCAGGAGTTTGCAGCTCTTTGAGGGATAGGTGCACAAGTGATCATCTGTGGAAGAAACACCTAAAGCAGAAATGGGGTAGGCTAATTGGCGATGCTGCTTTTAGGGAATGGCAATGTCATATAGCTTCAAGAAAGAGGCCAGGCCTTGTGGACCAAAGCAATCAAAAGGGTTTCTTAAGATCTCTTGGTACTGTGTGGTCATTTTCTTGGATTAAACCAAAGTTTGAAACTAGAAACAAGCCAAGTACTTCTTTACCAGTTGATTCAATCATGGCTATGTATCTCTCTCTTGAAAGAGGCAAATTCTGGTTCCCAGCTCAGGTCTATAACCGTGAG AATGGACATGTTGGGTTTTTGCTTTCCTGTTATGATGCTCAAATAAGTTATGATTCCAAGACAGACACATTTCAGGCAAG GTATTCTCCTTACGGACGGCGAATGATAGAGGAAAGCATACACAGGGATAGGCTAAGAGCACCACCTGTTGATACTCCTGCACATGATCTTCACATTTCTGACTGTTTAAATGACTTGAAACCTGGTGATCATATTGAGATTCAATGGAGAAGAAGCAAAGAATTTCCTTATG GTTGGTGGTATGCTACTGTTGGTCATACGGAAGCTTGTGATGTGAATGAAAATCACTGTCCTTGTCAATATAATG ATATGGTGGCATTGGAGTTCAACCAATATTCTCCCGGCTCTAGATGGAGAAGAACCATAATAAACAGGAAGGAGCACAGGGAAGAAGGAAATGAAGCTGATGGATTCTATGGAGGAATTAGAAAACTTTACAAGGAGGAAGAAATCTCAACCTGGAAGAGGCTTTGGCCCAGACAAGTCTTTGAATAG